One segment of Shewanella piezotolerans WP3 DNA contains the following:
- a CDS encoding Y-family DNA polymerase: MLWLAAHYPQWALQYFYYRNELEQSTAVLLYEPKSLQVLALDSLSEQAGVKLGMSLSTAQSLMPSAMLVEFDATISQQASDWLCQWSYEFSARVVPLRCSLSNEDQKKTSKIKLDVDEFVSNTLLLEVSSMALIFNGIDKLIEQYRQRAKALGLEVSLALAKTPLAAQLLACHASMENQQAKLATEVFSSNDYLNTDKTLLLLNQLPIALLPLSDFLKQSLHDIGIKSFASLSALPDKELGRRFGSKLLQLLAKISGRLPQPLSYVEPEESYQQKLTLLHEVELMQGIVFPLGRMLKEMASYLQLRQLAIQKLKLSLIYRDSDRSQLDIVIHYPFAEHRSDSLLNLCRMQLERVTLYQPVVEMVIHVDKFVPIAVNHDCWFGQQKAAQGQRSEKTQRLMALLEARLGKGKVKGLQASSAHLPEDSWMATELSVTAKEQSIRQQRLSEAASGSGALCAGACRPSWLLTTPELIAIENIELLKGPERLQTLWWQEPQISRDYYVASHYQGGLCWVFKEGNRFFLQGWFG, encoded by the coding sequence ATGTTATGGCTAGCAGCCCATTACCCACAATGGGCATTGCAATATTTTTATTATCGTAATGAGCTGGAGCAAAGCACAGCAGTATTACTGTATGAGCCGAAGTCACTGCAAGTGCTTGCGCTTGATAGTCTGAGTGAACAAGCTGGCGTAAAATTGGGAATGAGCCTGTCTACTGCACAAAGTTTAATGCCATCGGCGATGTTGGTGGAGTTTGACGCCACTATTAGTCAACAGGCTTCAGACTGGTTGTGTCAATGGAGCTACGAGTTTAGTGCTCGAGTCGTACCGCTACGCTGTTCATTAAGCAATGAGGATCAAAAGAAAACGTCGAAAATTAAGCTTGATGTTGATGAATTTGTGTCGAATACACTGCTACTAGAAGTCAGTTCAATGGCACTTATTTTTAATGGCATCGATAAGCTTATTGAGCAGTATCGCCAACGTGCTAAAGCCTTAGGGTTAGAGGTTTCACTTGCGCTCGCCAAGACCCCTTTAGCCGCGCAGCTACTTGCGTGTCATGCTTCAATGGAAAATCAACAAGCTAAGCTCGCTACTGAAGTTTTTAGTTCAAATGACTATCTTAATACCGATAAAACTTTGCTGTTACTTAATCAACTACCAATTGCTTTATTGCCCTTATCAGATTTTTTAAAACAGAGTTTGCACGATATTGGCATTAAGTCTTTTGCATCACTGTCTGCTTTACCTGATAAAGAGCTTGGACGACGTTTTGGATCAAAGCTGTTGCAGTTATTGGCTAAAATATCAGGTCGTTTACCTCAACCGTTAAGCTATGTTGAGCCAGAAGAAAGCTATCAACAAAAGCTCACCTTATTGCATGAGGTTGAATTAATGCAGGGGATCGTTTTCCCCTTGGGCAGAATGCTAAAAGAGATGGCAAGCTATTTACAGCTGCGTCAGCTTGCTATTCAAAAACTTAAATTGAGTCTTATCTATCGTGACAGCGATCGAAGTCAGCTCGATATTGTTATTCATTATCCTTTTGCAGAGCATCGTAGTGATAGTTTACTGAATTTATGCCGTATGCAGCTTGAACGTGTCACTCTGTATCAACCTGTGGTTGAAATGGTTATTCATGTCGACAAGTTCGTACCCATTGCAGTTAATCATGACTGTTGGTTTGGACAGCAAAAAGCTGCACAGGGGCAGAGGTCAGAAAAAACACAGCGGCTAATGGCCCTGCTGGAAGCAAGGCTTGGTAAAGGAAAAGTAAAAGGGTTACAGGCTAGTTCAGCGCACCTGCCAGAGGATAGTTGGATGGCTACCGAACTGTCGGTCACAGCTAAAGAGCAGTCTATACGGCAGCAAAGGTTGTCTGAAGCTGCATCTGGCTCAGGTGCTCTGTGCGCCGGAGCATGTCGCCCAAGCTGGTTGTTAACCACACCAGAGTTGATCGCAATTGAAAATATTGAGCTTTTAAAAGGACCTGAAAGGCTGCAAACCCTATGGTGGCAAGAGCCGCAAATATCTCGAGACTACTATGTTGCCAGCCATTATCAAGGTGGACTGTGTTGGGTCTTCAAAGAAGGTAATCGCTTCTTCTTACAAGGCTGGTTTGGCTAA
- the trhA gene encoding PAQR family membrane homeostasis protein TrhA translates to MSSQESTLSSKPNMVTSASYSVKEELANSLSHGLGVVAGVIGLIMCVIKGYEHLSFIQMTGVVVYCASIILLFLCSTLYHSATDVSLKHKLKVADHCAIYLLIAGTYSPLMLISLNNESGNGNANLVLIAIWSLAVGGILFKTLFINRFKVFSLTLYLAMGWLCVTVMKELIAGMSPLGFNLLIIGGLFYSLGVIFYVAKRIPYNHAIWHLFVLGGAISHFLCIYLTVI, encoded by the coding sequence ATGTCGAGTCAAGAGTCAACCCTTTCTTCAAAACCTAATATGGTCACTAGCGCGAGTTATAGCGTTAAAGAGGAGCTTGCGAACAGCTTAAGCCACGGACTAGGCGTAGTAGCAGGTGTCATAGGCTTGATCATGTGCGTCATCAAGGGTTATGAGCATTTATCTTTTATACAGATGACTGGGGTTGTTGTTTATTGCGCCAGTATTATTTTGCTATTTCTTTGCTCAACGCTGTACCACAGCGCAACAGATGTTTCTTTAAAACATAAACTTAAAGTTGCGGACCATTGCGCTATCTACTTGTTAATAGCGGGAACCTACAGCCCTTTAATGTTAATTAGTTTGAACAATGAAAGTGGGAATGGAAATGCCAACCTTGTACTAATAGCCATTTGGTCACTTGCCGTTGGCGGCATTCTTTTTAAGACATTATTTATCAACCGCTTCAAAGTCTTCAGCCTCACCTTATACCTTGCGATGGGATGGCTTTGCGTGACCGTAATGAAAGAGTTGATTGCAGGCATGTCGCCTTTGGGCTTTAACCTGTTAATTATTGGCGGATTATTTTATAGCTTAGGGGTTATATTCTATGTTGCTAAACGCATTCCTTACAATCATGCCATATGGCACCTTTTTGTATTAGGCGGTGCGATCAGTCACTTTTTGTGTATCTATTTGACCGTGATTTAA
- a CDS encoding DUF2059 domain-containing protein yields the protein MKKLLLSLVFILSFPANSYADSGVRDSLERMFELTDMQAMIDSSHAQINQMFSQMAKEQNISDEQKVIFEKHRKKLQRMLVESLSWDKIKEPIIEAYSQVYTKAEIDELIVFYESPLGQKMIKKMPELMQVSMQVMQETSMSLIPQMQALQEEFQRELREQEEI from the coding sequence ATGAAAAAGTTATTATTATCTTTGGTGTTTATTTTATCTTTTCCCGCCAATAGTTATGCTGATTCAGGAGTAAGAGATTCGTTAGAAAGAATGTTTGAGCTAACTGATATGCAAGCAATGATAGATAGCTCTCATGCTCAAATTAATCAGATGTTCTCTCAAATGGCAAAAGAGCAGAATATCTCAGATGAACAAAAGGTTATCTTTGAAAAACATAGAAAAAAGCTGCAGCGCATGTTAGTCGAATCATTGAGTTGGGATAAGATTAAAGAGCCAATCATTGAAGCCTATTCTCAAGTTTATACTAAAGCGGAGATTGATGAGTTAATCGTTTTCTATGAGTCTCCATTAGGTCAGAAAATGATTAAGAAAATGCCTGAATTGATGCAAGTCTCAATGCAAGTTATGCAAGAAACATCGATGAGTTTAATCCCTCAGATGCAAGCACTGCAAGAAGAGTTCCAAAGAGAATTGCGAGAACAAGAAGAGATCTAA
- the imuA gene encoding translesion DNA synthesis-associated protein ImuA, protein MGRSSAKAYSVFQDTMASERVDSVPLIIPAEDNASSLGQLLARQDIWRGQQWQQQQLAYPTGFSLLDVHLADNGWPQIGVCEVLCDGVGQGELSMVLPMLSQLIGQGQSSIKDAAQEQDSMVMLVAPPHIPSAQALLQQGLELARLIWIDTEERKERLWAIEQALSNGSVPLVLAWLDNLSTTEARRLQLAAEKGESLCMLYLPTRCAQLSHPVNLRLALQRQFFSARNNVNHHDHADSSAAASMLKLVPKQAASSPFFSSHLGMTEVNIIKRRGGWPSPMFSLPLLPPHIKESLLGVDAYPMQNTLQEVSNDVEPHSCELFTQAHNKAPFETLPMSIEEGLADYSVVFSRPQLPITVSYQHALINVTNARIAMITLTTTVMTTTRVTRHRTVNRIKEQKGFNLQPVYQDSAQDKESALSLEPIRRLSLQATGSLRSSLKSSFSEFVQGSIKQGDELAATSFSNVGDWLQDTLEDAAVSSTADLWAEPYYSPLAAVGNLSHKIH, encoded by the coding sequence ATGGGGCGTTCAAGTGCGAAGGCATACTCGGTATTTCAAGATACGATGGCATCAGAGCGGGTTGATAGTGTGCCACTCATAATCCCAGCTGAAGATAATGCTAGCTCATTGGGTCAATTATTGGCGCGGCAAGATATTTGGCGTGGGCAGCAATGGCAGCAGCAACAATTGGCATATCCAACGGGTTTCTCATTACTTGATGTACATCTCGCAGATAATGGTTGGCCACAAATTGGTGTATGTGAAGTGTTGTGTGACGGTGTCGGTCAAGGCGAACTGAGTATGGTATTACCTATGCTCAGCCAATTGATAGGGCAGGGGCAATCTTCAATAAAAGACGCCGCGCAAGAGCAAGATTCGATGGTTATGTTGGTGGCGCCACCTCACATACCTTCAGCGCAGGCTTTATTGCAGCAAGGGCTTGAACTCGCACGTTTAATCTGGATTGATACAGAAGAAAGGAAAGAGCGTTTGTGGGCTATTGAGCAGGCACTTTCGAATGGTTCTGTACCGCTAGTATTGGCTTGGTTAGATAACTTGTCGACCACTGAAGCAAGACGTTTACAACTGGCAGCTGAGAAGGGGGAGTCGCTATGCATGCTCTATTTGCCAACCCGTTGTGCACAGCTGTCACACCCAGTGAACTTACGCTTAGCGCTGCAACGACAGTTTTTTTCGGCTCGAAATAACGTTAACCACCATGACCATGCAGACTCAAGCGCAGCAGCTTCTATGTTGAAATTGGTGCCTAAGCAAGCCGCATCAAGCCCATTTTTTAGTAGTCACTTAGGTATGACCGAGGTCAACATTATTAAACGCAGAGGAGGCTGGCCTAGCCCTATGTTTAGTTTACCCTTGCTACCGCCACATATTAAGGAAAGCCTACTTGGAGTCGATGCTTACCCGATGCAAAATACCTTACAGGAAGTGAGCAATGATGTTGAGCCGCACAGTTGTGAGCTGTTTACTCAAGCGCACAATAAAGCACCTTTTGAAACGTTACCGATGAGCATTGAGGAAGGGCTTGCCGATTATAGTGTGGTGTTTAGTCGGCCACAGTTACCGATTACTGTTAGTTATCAGCATGCACTTATCAATGTGACGAATGCGAGGATCGCCATGATAACGCTGACTACGACTGTCATGACCACGACAAGAGTTACCAGGCATCGCACTGTTAATCGCATTAAAGAGCAGAAGGGCTTTAATCTTCAACCTGTTTATCAAGACTCGGCACAGGATAAAGAGTCTGCTTTATCCCTTGAACCTATACGCAGGTTAAGCCTACAAGCTACAGGTTCTCTTAGAAGCTCTCTTAAAAGTTCCTTTAGTGAGTTTGTGCAGGGATCCATTAAGCAAGGTGATGAACTAGCCGCTACTTCATTTTCTAATGTTGGAGATTGGCTTCAAGATACACTTGAAGACGCTGCGGTTAGCTCCACTGCTGATTTGTGGGCTGAACCCTATTATAGCCCGCTAGCTGCAGTAGGTAATCTTTCTCACAAGATCCATTAA
- a CDS encoding tRNA-uridine aminocarboxypropyltransferase gives MQIILLTHEREVSRPTNTGQLAIKAFPEHCKRIIWARTAPDETLLKLLQANDTALLFPDEARHRETDSEKLHGTEKRKYDATESMPSTLVIIDATWQEARKMIRRSQYLKDARKYALTSNQDSLFNLRRNQVEGGLCTVECIIAIFKEVGMAEEAICLSKAFSILQK, from the coding sequence TTGCAAATTATTTTATTAACCCATGAACGAGAAGTCTCGCGTCCAACTAATACTGGACAGCTTGCCATCAAAGCCTTTCCTGAACATTGTAAGCGAATAATCTGGGCAAGAACGGCACCTGATGAAACTTTGCTAAAGCTACTTCAAGCAAATGACACCGCTTTACTTTTCCCTGACGAAGCTAGACATAGAGAGACTGACTCAGAAAAGCTACATGGTACTGAAAAGCGTAAATACGACGCGACTGAATCGATGCCATCGACCTTAGTGATTATTGATGCAACGTGGCAGGAGGCTCGTAAGATGATCCGTCGCAGCCAGTACTTAAAAGATGCGAGAAAGTATGCGTTAACTAGCAACCAAGATTCTTTATTTAACTTAAGGCGCAATCAAGTCGAAGGCGGCTTGTGTACAGTAGAGTGTATTATTGCGATATTCAAAGAGGTTGGTATGGCTGAAGAGGCTATCTGCTTATCTAAAGCCTTTTCAATTTTGCAAAAATAA
- a CDS encoding MFS transporter — protein sequence MSQAVRSPLPPTFFVANTMEIFERLAWYGFFALSSLYMTSPQNQGGLGFSDQERGLLQGMIPFFLYLFPVLTGALADRYGYRKMFLVAYAIMCPSYYLLGQVDSFTGFFVAFMGVAVGAACFKPVVTGTVARTTDDTNRGLGFGIFYMMVNIGGFLGPFIAGYVRAISWDWVFIMSAFWIGLNFIPALFFYKEPTDQNSQKGKPLKAVFADIQEVLGNARFAILFFGTLIILMSYGAKWITGETTLIIYAAWFSTHLVWDKLASSKKSAPWYGQKISLGNKPFVIYLLILSGMWMVYQQIFITLPIFIRDFVDTTDLVLMLANYPDLQQFFAPVDTTLLQSELTRLAQEFSAGTLSAKQAYFELVHAKVMVPTAEISQAFTAIGQAPALAAQYAQSWANDYRQVNPEYLIGLNFLSIVLMQLLISRFVERFQALPVLVGGTIILALGTAIGGFAHGAVMGGAMVLTSILVFSIGEMVASPKSQEYVASFAPNDKKAMFMGYYFVSSAIGFLLAGPLSGYLYSEVAKGAERPDLMWFIIGGLGLLTAFGLVIFHKFGVTPQAQDEVNGELAQAN from the coding sequence ATGTCACAAGCTGTGCGATCTCCTTTACCCCCTACATTCTTCGTCGCAAATACGATGGAGATCTTCGAACGACTTGCTTGGTATGGCTTCTTTGCCTTGTCTTCGCTTTACATGACCTCACCACAAAACCAGGGCGGACTTGGGTTTTCAGACCAAGAGCGTGGCCTACTACAAGGTATGATCCCTTTTTTCTTATACCTATTTCCGGTATTGACTGGCGCACTTGCCGATCGATACGGTTATCGAAAAATGTTCTTGGTCGCCTACGCGATCATGTGCCCCAGCTATTACTTACTTGGCCAGGTCGATAGCTTTACAGGTTTCTTTGTCGCCTTTATGGGTGTGGCTGTAGGCGCTGCATGTTTTAAGCCTGTAGTAACCGGGACTGTGGCTCGCACAACCGATGACACTAACCGTGGCCTTGGCTTTGGGATCTTTTACATGATGGTCAATATCGGTGGATTCTTAGGTCCATTCATTGCAGGTTATGTGCGTGCCATCAGCTGGGACTGGGTGTTTATTATGTCCGCATTCTGGATCGGGCTTAACTTCATTCCTGCACTATTTTTCTATAAAGAACCAACGGATCAGAATAGCCAAAAAGGAAAGCCACTCAAAGCAGTGTTTGCCGATATTCAAGAAGTACTCGGCAATGCCCGTTTTGCTATTTTGTTTTTTGGCACATTAATCATTCTGATGTCTTATGGCGCTAAATGGATCACTGGTGAAACCACTCTGATTATCTACGCAGCTTGGTTCAGCACTCATCTTGTTTGGGATAAGCTTGCTTCTTCTAAAAAATCAGCGCCGTGGTATGGTCAGAAAATAAGCTTAGGTAATAAACCCTTTGTGATCTACCTGCTTATTCTATCGGGCATGTGGATGGTCTATCAGCAGATCTTTATTACTTTACCTATTTTTATTCGCGACTTTGTCGACACTACAGATCTCGTTTTGATGCTAGCCAATTATCCTGACTTACAGCAATTCTTTGCTCCTGTTGATACCACTTTATTACAATCGGAGTTAACTCGTTTAGCACAAGAGTTCAGTGCTGGAACACTGAGTGCCAAACAAGCCTATTTTGAATTAGTTCATGCCAAGGTAATGGTGCCTACCGCAGAGATAAGCCAAGCATTTACCGCAATAGGTCAAGCTCCCGCCTTAGCTGCGCAATATGCTCAAAGCTGGGCCAATGACTATCGCCAAGTGAATCCTGAGTACCTAATCGGACTTAACTTTTTGTCTATTGTGTTAATGCAGTTGTTGATCAGTCGTTTCGTTGAACGCTTCCAAGCACTGCCGGTATTGGTCGGAGGCACCATTATTCTTGCTCTCGGGACAGCTATTGGTGGGTTTGCACATGGCGCAGTAATGGGCGGCGCAATGGTACTCACTTCCATTTTGGTATTCTCAATTGGTGAAATGGTTGCGTCACCAAAGAGCCAAGAATATGTTGCGAGTTTTGCACCAAATGATAAGAAAGCCATGTTTATGGGCTACTACTTTGTATCATCGGCTATTGGATTTCTGCTTGCAGGCCCGCTGTCAGGCTACCTATACAGTGAAGTTGCTAAAGGTGCTGAACGCCCAGATCTGATGTGGTTCATTATTGGCGGGCTTGGTCTACTCACAGCCTTTGGTCTGGTCATTTTTCATAAGTTTGGTGTGACACCACAAGCCCAAGATGAAGTTAATGGCGAGCTTGCTCAAGCAAATTAA
- a CDS encoding error-prone DNA polymerase, with product MYAELHAISNYTFFKGASHPHELVEQAAELGYQAIAITDECSFAGIVKAHEAAKKCQIQLLVGTEFQLAEGIFVLLAMNRKGYGQISQLITTSRRRAEKGEYQLQLSELQQGLDNTILLWQPASLKSINSTLGELPTQIATYQADVLTVGQSLYRQFPQRCYLLMERSLVAGEALKIQLWTQIAKQLDMPCVAAGSVRMHCQQRQKLLDVLTCIRYGTELAQAGELLLANAETALKPTATLYKRYPKEWIENSLLIAERCNFSLEELKYEYPSEVVPSELSASEYLAQEVYKGALRRFNHQVPASVTAQYEKELVLIKAMQYEYFFLTIYDIVQYAKSQQILHQGRGSAANSVVCYCLGITEVDPTKVNMLFERFVSKERNEPPDIDVDFEHERREEIIQYIYGKYGRERAALAATVISYRFKSALADVGKALGIDKQYLDHMQHSIDRRDTEVDWLTQLQEKSLLPREGMGKYLFPLVQSILGFPRHLSQHVGGFIISSGPLSELVPVENASMADRTVIQWDKDDLESLGLLKVDVLALGMLTAIRKCFELISTPEQRFTMEQVKWEQAAVYQMLQRGDSIGVFQVESRAQTSMLPRLKPRCYYDLVVQIAIVRPGPIQGDMVHPYLKRRDGLEKVTYPSKEVESVLSRTMGVPIFQEQVIQLAMVAAGFSGGEADKLRRAMASWKKTGELQQFEDKLLKGMLSRGYSAEFSKQIYRQIRGFGEYGFPESHSASFALLAYVSAYLKFHHPAAFCCSLLNSQPMGFYSPSQLIQDVQRHGVVVLAVCANRSQWQHTLVTIADNRIAIRLGFRLVKGLNRQEIEKLIKQRPEQGFTHIDQIYYLGIARHELETLASADAFSQIAGHRHQVRWQLSACQPSLPLFDDVLEAGMNCKQEGERVLPASGGLNSVADVTLPSPSIAESMQADYAYTGVTLGQHPMSLLREQSCLHHCLTAEQLDECRSGQVVTVAGLVVGRQRPGTASGVTFITLEDETGNVNLVVWSATARAQRQAYLVAKIMKVTGVLERKSGVTHVVAGRLTDISTELNELVVPSRDFH from the coding sequence ATGTATGCCGAGTTACATGCTATCTCCAATTATACTTTTTTTAAAGGTGCCTCTCACCCCCATGAGCTGGTTGAACAAGCCGCTGAGCTTGGTTACCAAGCGATTGCCATTACAGATGAGTGTTCATTTGCCGGGATAGTCAAAGCGCACGAGGCTGCTAAAAAATGTCAAATACAGCTGCTGGTGGGCACTGAGTTTCAGTTAGCTGAAGGCATATTCGTATTACTTGCCATGAATCGTAAAGGCTATGGTCAGATCAGCCAGTTGATCACCACTAGTCGCCGTCGAGCTGAAAAAGGCGAGTATCAGCTGCAACTCAGTGAATTGCAGCAGGGCTTAGACAACACAATCTTATTATGGCAACCCGCTTCGCTAAAATCGATCAACAGTACCCTTGGCGAGCTTCCGACACAAATTGCTACTTACCAGGCTGATGTATTAACGGTTGGACAATCTCTTTATCGGCAGTTTCCTCAGCGTTGCTATCTGTTGATGGAACGAAGCTTAGTGGCCGGTGAAGCTTTAAAAATCCAACTTTGGACACAGATTGCCAAGCAGCTGGATATGCCTTGCGTGGCAGCCGGTAGCGTGCGCATGCATTGTCAGCAGAGGCAAAAGTTACTAGATGTGCTTACTTGTATTCGATACGGCACTGAGCTGGCACAAGCTGGGGAGTTGCTGCTGGCTAATGCTGAAACCGCGCTAAAGCCGACAGCTACCCTTTATAAGCGCTATCCAAAGGAATGGATTGAGAATAGTTTATTGATTGCCGAAAGATGCAACTTTAGTTTGGAGGAGCTTAAGTATGAGTACCCAAGTGAGGTGGTGCCCAGTGAATTATCCGCAAGTGAATATTTAGCCCAAGAGGTTTATAAAGGTGCATTGCGTCGGTTTAACCATCAAGTACCAGCAAGTGTCACAGCGCAATATGAAAAAGAGCTGGTTTTGATTAAAGCGATGCAATATGAGTACTTTTTTTTAACTATCTACGACATTGTTCAATACGCAAAGTCACAACAGATTTTGCATCAAGGCCGCGGCTCTGCGGCAAACTCAGTCGTCTGTTACTGTCTTGGGATCACAGAGGTCGACCCAACTAAAGTTAATATGTTGTTTGAGCGCTTTGTCTCAAAAGAGCGCAATGAACCACCCGATATTGACGTTGATTTTGAGCATGAACGCCGTGAAGAGATCATTCAATATATCTATGGTAAGTATGGTCGGGAGCGGGCAGCATTAGCGGCGACAGTGATAAGTTATCGCTTTAAGAGTGCACTCGCAGATGTGGGCAAGGCGTTGGGGATCGATAAGCAATATTTAGATCATATGCAACACAGTATCGATAGGCGCGACACTGAAGTTGACTGGTTGACGCAGCTACAGGAAAAATCACTGTTACCTCGCGAAGGAATGGGAAAATACCTGTTTCCATTAGTGCAGAGCATTTTGGGCTTTCCAAGGCACCTGTCACAGCACGTTGGCGGTTTTATTATCTCCTCTGGCCCGTTAAGTGAGTTGGTACCTGTTGAAAATGCATCAATGGCGGACAGAACGGTTATTCAATGGGATAAAGATGATTTAGAGAGCTTAGGGCTGTTAAAAGTTGATGTGCTAGCACTAGGAATGCTAACGGCTATCAGAAAGTGTTTTGAGCTTATCAGTACGCCCGAGCAGCGCTTTACTATGGAGCAGGTTAAGTGGGAGCAAGCAGCTGTGTATCAGATGCTGCAGCGTGGCGATAGCATTGGAGTGTTTCAGGTCGAGTCCAGAGCGCAAACCTCAATGTTACCAAGGCTTAAACCCCGTTGTTATTATGACTTAGTGGTCCAAATTGCCATCGTTCGGCCAGGACCTATTCAGGGCGATATGGTACACCCCTATCTAAAGCGTAGAGATGGCTTAGAAAAAGTGACCTACCCAAGTAAAGAGGTTGAGTCGGTATTATCGCGCACCATGGGGGTGCCTATTTTCCAAGAGCAGGTGATTCAACTAGCGATGGTTGCAGCTGGCTTTTCTGGCGGTGAAGCTGACAAATTAAGACGAGCAATGGCGAGCTGGAAAAAGACTGGAGAACTGCAACAGTTTGAGGATAAGCTGCTTAAAGGGATGCTGAGCCGTGGTTATTCGGCTGAGTTTTCTAAACAGATCTATCGACAAATAAGGGGGTTTGGAGAGTATGGATTTCCAGAGTCTCACTCAGCAAGTTTTGCATTGTTGGCGTATGTCTCTGCTTATCTGAAGTTTCATCATCCGGCAGCATTTTGCTGTTCGTTACTTAATAGCCAACCTATGGGATTTTATAGTCCTTCGCAACTGATCCAAGACGTGCAGCGCCATGGGGTAGTGGTACTCGCTGTGTGTGCGAATCGTAGCCAGTGGCAGCATACATTAGTGACAATAGCAGATAACCGTATCGCGATCCGCCTAGGTTTTCGCTTGGTAAAAGGCCTAAATAGACAAGAGATCGAGAAGCTGATTAAGCAGCGACCTGAGCAAGGCTTTACACACATCGATCAAATTTATTACTTAGGTATTGCACGTCATGAACTGGAAACACTTGCTAGTGCCGATGCGTTTAGCCAAATTGCGGGCCATCGTCATCAAGTGCGCTGGCAACTCTCTGCATGCCAGCCAAGTTTGCCGTTATTTGATGATGTGTTAGAAGCTGGCATGAACTGTAAACAGGAAGGAGAACGAGTATTACCAGCTTCCGGCGGATTGAATTCGGTTGCAGACGTTACTCTCCCAAGCCCTAGTATTGCAGAGTCTATGCAGGCTGACTACGCCTATACAGGAGTGACACTAGGCCAACATCCCATGAGCCTATTACGGGAGCAATCTTGCTTACATCATTGTTTGACTGCTGAGCAATTGGATGAATGTCGTAGTGGGCAAGTGGTCACAGTGGCTGGACTTGTGGTTGGACGACAGCGCCCAGGTACGGCTTCTGGCGTGACTTTTATTACGCTAGAAGATGAAACTGGCAACGTCAACTTAGTTGTATGGAGCGCGACGGCAAGAGCACAAAGACAAGCTTATTTAGTTGCAAAAATCATGAAGGTGACAGGGGTTCTAGAGCGTAAATCGGGCGTGACTCATGTGGTCGCGGGCAGGTTGACTGATATTTCTACGGAACTCAATGAACTCGTTGTCCCTTCACGAGATTTCCATTAG
- the def gene encoding peptide deformylase, producing MAVLDILTIPDVRLKRKAEPVKDIDAVQGFIDDLIETMYDTDDGIGLAATQVGSLHAILVIDLSEERDQPMVLINPEIVETRGEFQGEEGCLSIPGYRAKVNRHEGVKVTALDRTGQAFEIDTDEFLAIVLQHEMDHLKGIVFTDHLSMLKQQIALKKVKKYK from the coding sequence ATGGCAGTGTTAGACATTTTAACCATTCCTGATGTTCGGCTTAAGCGTAAAGCGGAGCCTGTTAAAGACATCGATGCAGTACAGGGTTTTATTGATGACTTAATTGAAACCATGTACGACACCGATGACGGTATTGGGCTTGCGGCCACACAAGTGGGTAGCTTACATGCTATTTTGGTTATCGATTTGTCTGAAGAACGCGATCAGCCTATGGTATTAATTAACCCTGAAATTGTTGAAACTCGTGGAGAGTTTCAAGGTGAGGAGGGTTGTTTGTCTATCCCTGGTTACCGCGCTAAAGTGAATCGTCATGAAGGTGTTAAGGTCACTGCATTAGATCGCACTGGTCAAGCATTTGAAATCGATACTGATGAGTTTCTTGCAATTGTGCTACAACATGAGATGGATCATCTTAAAGGTATAGTGTTTACCGATCACCTATCAATGCTGAAACAACAAATAGCGCTTAAAAAAGTGAAGAAGTATAAATAG